TGTAGGGGCCATACTTTCTCTAGCAATCAAGTATTCACTGCTTGCACCGATCTTCCTGTATTGACTTCTTTTCTCTATTGGAATTACCATCCATCTAACCTCACTGCTGATATTGCTTTTCGCAAAGCTGGAGCATCCACCAACACTTGGGTTGCATGGGCTCTCAATCCTGGCGGCCAACAGATGATTGGGTCGCAGGCTATTCTGGCTTTCCATAACTCCAGCGGTGTCCCGATTGCTTATACCACCCCAATAACCAGCTTATTCCCGTCGATGCAACCGGGGGACTTGAGTTTTCAGGTCTCCAATCTTAAAGCAGAGTATTCGAATGGGGATATGATAATCTTTGCTACTCTGCACCTTACCAGTAGCATGATATCGACCAACCAAGTGTGGCAGGAAGGTACCATGAGTGGAACTAGTTTTAATCCTCATGCCATGGATTCACCAAACAGAGCATCAGTGGGGACTATAAATTTTGAGAATGGCGCAACAGTTGCAGGGACCATCCGAACAAGCAGGAAGAAGAATGTAAGTGATCAAAGTCCATCAATTTCATTATAACTAAAGATAAACAATTAATGAACGGATTGTAATGGTGgttttcttttgaaaattttttaggtTCATGGAATACTAAACGCAGTCAGCTGGGGAGTTCTGATGCCAATGGGAATAATGATAGCAAGATACTTGAAGGTGTTGAAGGTAGCAAACCCAGCTTGGTTTTATGCACATGTAGTTTGCCAATCATCTGCATATATCATTGGGGTTGCTGGATGGGGAACTGGTCTTAAACTGGGCAGCGATTCTCCTGGAATCAAGTACACCAAACACAGAAATATTGGCATAACCCTCTTCTGCTTTGCAACTCTTCAGGTGATTAATCTTTTGCCTAAAAGTTCAATTTCTGTGTCTTGTTACATTCTTTCTTTTATCTACTAGACTGAAAATTTTTCTAACAGAGGAATTGAATGTTATGCAGGTACTTGCTTTGCTGTTGAGGCCAAAGCCAGATCACAAGTACAGACTGTATTGGAACATCTACCACCATTCCATTGGATATGCAACCATCATTCTAAGCATCATAAACATCTATGAGGGATTTGACATTTTAGATCCTGAGAAGAAATGGAAAAAGATTTACACTGGAATTATCATATTCTTGGGTGCCATTGCAGCTCTCCTGGAAGTTTTCACTCGGATCACTATCCTCAGAAGGAAGAAAACAGCCAACTCCGACAAGCATGTCCATGGGAGCAATGGATATGTTGCTTAGCACACAGCTGACACTCTAGGCTTCtcctatcttttttttttctttgttattattattattatgtttaaAATAGAGATTTATTTGCCTTTGTTATTATTCTTATTTGTGTTAGAGGTATTTTTTGGATTATTTAAGagtattcatattttttttaataaatataaaaataatattaataatttatggtaattagttttaaatttagagaattaaattacttattatataataataataagttattgaatttaaataaattttaacatttaaaaatttcaattataaataatataatctaCATCTATCTAAATATTTACAAGTATATAActaaacataaattttaaaataaataatgattttattatttaaattaatttaaagttaataaaattttagttgtatatatttaaatttataagtagATAATAAtcttataattgaatttaaatttgaaagctataatgattttattatttaaattaatttaccattaatgaaatttgaaatttaaatttatatataaatattaaaaaaaatttataatataaaattattaaaataataccaTTTTTAATTTGTGCTTATGTGCTCTTTGTCTTtactgaatttctttttttcaattatttaagtaaattaataccaattattaaaataagtcaTATCACATTTTCTTTATTCTCCCAAATGGataataacatatattttttaccataataaattcaaaaattcaatgtaaaaaaaattctaaaaaatgaatacaacttaTTGCGATTAATTAACTTATATTTAAAGGGTTATCTCATCAATAAGGTCATGAAAAAAAGTTTATTCAATAGAgtctatgtgtttgagtaaaagCATATCAAAAAAATTTGTGACTACATGTGTGAATACTGTGACTATGtaaaagcaaaaatgaaaaaattttaccTAATGTAtactaattaaaaattcaaatttaaatagatataaaagaaataaaaaaaaaatacacgaAACAtcaaaaattcagagatatgcatcCCCTTATCTAACTCATGCATtatattagaaatattaaagttcaattgaaaactgagtactccctcACTGTTTGGATAAACAGTTTGGTCAAATTAGATGTTTCGGTGTGCAAATGACGGTATGTGCTGCAACTCCAACATGCTCTCTCTGTAGGCCATTTTGGCCTCTATTTTGTCCAGACAAATTATTTCTGTTTGTTCAGCTGCTGGAGGTTTCCTCTCtcgtttcttttaattttaagaatgaTTGTAACTATTTCTACTccgtaatttttttttcctttattaaTTCG
This genomic interval from Manihot esculenta cultivar AM560-2 chromosome 12, M.esculenta_v8, whole genome shotgun sequence contains the following:
- the LOC110628451 gene encoding cytochrome b561 and DOMON domain-containing protein At5g47530-like, which produces MVKSLSTVLFSCALLLSLCIPSSLAQTCRGHTFSSNQVFTACTDLPVLTSFLYWNYHPSNLTADIAFRKAGASTNTWVAWALNPGGQQMIGSQAILAFHNSSGVPIAYTTPITSLFPSMQPGDLSFQVSNLKAEYSNGDMIIFATLHLTSSMISTNQVWQEGTMSGTSFNPHAMDSPNRASVGTINFENGATVAGTIRTSRKKNVHGILNAVSWGVLMPMGIMIARYLKVLKVANPAWFYAHVVCQSSAYIIGVAGWGTGLKLGSDSPGIKYTKHRNIGITLFCFATLQVLALLLRPKPDHKYRLYWNIYHHSIGYATIILSIINIYEGFDILDPEKKWKKIYTGIIIFLGAIAALLEVFTRITILRRKKTANSDKHVHGSNGYVA